A stretch of Plasmodium vinckei vinckei genome assembly, chromosome: PVVCY_05 DNA encodes these proteins:
- a CDS encoding phosphatidylinositol N-acetylglucosaminyltransferase subunit A, putative produces MEFENNDETKGGEKLIYKKERKCCICMVCDFFYPNMGGIEIHIFELSKELIKRGFKVIVVTHCYGNRHGVRWMGNGIKVYYLPLQILTDAVTFPNFIGVLPLCRNIIFREKVDIVHGHQAGSPLTQQFILHAKTLGVKTVYTDHSLYSFSESGCLHLNKLLRHCIHDVDHSICVSHANRENFILRTQVNPYKASVISNAIDSTKFVPCINKRPAPPKINIIIISRLTYRKGVTLIAKVIPLVLQKYPFINFIIGGDGPKRIILEEMREKHRLHNSVILLGKIKQEEVQNILQTGHIFLNASLTEAFCIAIIEAASSGLLVVSTNVGGTAEVLPPDMIILAKPDPIDLSKAIDQALDKLKDVDVNLFHDRLSKMYSWKKVAEKTEKVYMTVLPYSNETLLNRIQTMYNNNTFFSKICIFLIMVSHIYCKILEWIVPRKNIEEAISFPHLIEDE; encoded by the exons ATGGAATTCGAAAACAATGATGAAACAAAAGGGGGGGAAAaactaatttataaaaaggaaagaaAATGTTGCATTTGCATGGTTTGTGACTTTTTTTACCCTAACATGGGAGGAATAgaaattcatatatttgaGCTATCGAAAGAATTGATAAAAAGAG gGTTTAAAGTTATCGTAGTTACACATTGTTATGGCAATAGACATGGAGTCAGATGGATGGGGAATGGAATCAAAGTGTATTATCTACCTTTACAAATATTGACAGATGCTGTCACTTTTCCAAATTTCATAGGGGTGCTGCCTTTGTGcagaaatataatatttagaGAAAAGGTTGACATTGTTCATGGCCATCAG GCTGGATCACCACTAACTCAACAATTTATATTACATGCCAAGACCTTAGGCGTAAAAACTGTATACACAGATCATTCTCTCTACTCTTTTTCAGAAAGTGGATGCttacatttaaataaattattaaggCATTGTATACACGATGTAGATCATTCTATATGTGTTTCACATGCTAATAgagaaaattttattttgcgTACTCAAGTAAATCCTTATAAAGCTTCAGTAATAAGTAATGCAATTGATAGTACGAAATTTGTTCcttgtataaataaacgGCCAGCACCCcccaaaataaatataataataataagtaGATTAACATATAGAAAAGGCGTTACTTTAATTGCCAAAGTCATTCCTTTAGTACTCCAAAAATAtccttttataaattttataattggTGGTGATGGACCCAAAAGAATAATACTTGAAGAAATGAGAGAAAAACATCGATTACATAATTCAGTTATTTTATtaggaaaaataaaacaagaagaagttcaaaatattttacaaactggtcatatatttctaaatGCTTCTTTAACTGAAGCCTTTTGTATAGCTATAATCGAAGCAGCAAGTTCTGGTTTACTTGTTGTATCAACTAATGTAGGAGGTACTGCTGAGGTCTTACCTCCTGATATGATAATTTTAGCAAAACCAGATCCTATCGATTTATCTAAAGCAATTGACCAAGCATTGGATAAGCTTAAAGATGTTGatgtaaatttatttcatgaTAGA CTTTCTAAAATGTACTCCTGGAAAAAAGTCGCCGAAAAAACA GAAAAAGTTTATATGACTGTTTTGCCTTACTCAAATGAGACTCTATTAAATAGGATACAAACGAtgtacaataataatacctTTTTTA GTAaaatttgcatttttttgatcATGGTGAGCCATATTTATTGCAAAATATTGGAGTGGATAGTCCCCAG aaaaaatatagaagaGGCTATTAGTTTCCCACATCTGATTGAAGACGAATAA
- a CDS encoding mRNA-decapping enzyme subunit 1, putative: MKNAMSRYDMNCSYNYNEHKSNNKSGKNNITTGDMNNYKAYDSGGGYNNSSAYIHGSMINNNNYHYSYNLKHNKNSYIYDYNSYSSRKIHEYKDKHKGQTNGINSKSVNNNDINNSGTNEATQKLNDGISKTIKEIGNSVQKEDKKKDGTISNKDENKNVSSGIIPDNISMNNLENKKKDENISEEMSLLREKICFKMLKSIDTYITEIIMKSCFVTVYKMNENELKWKRADIEGFLYIVKRSLKPFYRLIITNKKNENHLLEDINSNMNLSTDQNYIFYKILNEENKSKSIYSLWFYSTEEKEKIYSVLKNIVGNISKEQKGKKNKQSYTNSEQYISTTNEDNAMTSVSRNNIANYNKSVNFILSKGDNNTITNAENGSEGNEPRTNDNDILLAPNSEIPSIDNLKNINNWYDDNSINKETMKSIEHQFHSIGSVNLLDDQITNINASNTEMDGNNSKSYGLVKKESIHKNNEINKKNKNVGSYTHDNNSINGNEHFMDMLIRPMKNQNMDYGHPLDVSNNESSDSILSTDKSKICENYNNVKMTSHQNMQEYNDKAGRKLLYLIKGLSNEEKKDEVEKKYSHDIHYDKQIVGNHNGVSKMKNSLSDDKTNLFPKEITGKTGGEAIMNLLGLNKNNDQKEERDDISMLDMGRNIRMVDNELVRIGEKDNNNNIDEDDNDEIKSVRDRKKMSKNGKNSNSNNSASICHFNENEIHERDILINNMMKNGNLNNSYNNINMKKLSYQKKESLEMHEQNKEYMLNNDHPYNNNNNKNMYAYYKNMYNDNECNNKKLDNNESIENNYYNKDINILCNNNQDEKAMTDALLDIMKLASNKAINDQQKSNFKNNESHNVNNTNKPIHNNYINSYDVLLKMQNSIENEENMANSIGNRIPNTNSYAYNNNLMNKHENKQYNSKHENYGDHNNIENFKNKNIILNKNTVYNVIKETLQSEEFMSLIWKNLLKNAKFQ, from the coding sequence atgaaaaacgCTATGAGTCGTTATGATATGAACtgttcatataattataatgaacACAAGAGCAATAATAAGAGtgggaaaaataatataacaacAGGAGATATGAATAATTACAAGGCTTATGATAGTGGAGGGGGATATAACAATAGTTCGGCTTATATCCATGGAAGtatgataaataataataactatCATTactcatataatttaaaacataataaaaattcttaTATCTATGATTATAATTCTTATTCCTCAAGGAAAATTCACGAATATAAAGACAAACATAAAGGACAGACAAATGGAATTAACAGCAAAAgtgttaataataatgatatcaATAATAGTGGCACTAATGAAGCTActcaaaaattaaatgacgGTATATCTAAAACAATTAAAGAAATTGGTAATAGCGTACAAAAGGAGGATAAGAAGAAAGATGGAACAATTTCAAATAAAGACgagaataaaaatgtatcatCAGGAATAATACCTGATAATATAAGTATGaataatttagaaaataaaaagaaagatgaaaatataagtgAAGAGATGAGTTTACTTcgagaaaaaatatgttttaaaatgcTTAAAAGTAtagatacatatataactgaaataattatgaaatcCTGTTTTGTAAcagtatataaaatgaatgaaaatgaattaaaatggAAAAGAGCAGATATAGAAggttttctttatattgtAAAAAGGTCTTTAAAACCTTTTTATAGATTAAttataacaaataaaaaaaatgaaaatcaTTTATTAGAAGATATTAATAGTAATATGAATTTATCAACAgatcaaaattatattttttataaaattttaaatgaagaaaataaatcaaaaagtatatatagttTATGGTTTTATAGTAcagaagaaaaagaaaaaatatattctgttttaaaaaatatagttgGTAATATATCTAAAGAgcaaaaaggaaaaaaaaataaacaatcaTATACTAATTCAGAACAATATATTTCGACTACTAATGAGGATAATGCAATGACGAGTGTTTcaagaaataatattgctaattataataaaagtgttaattttattttatcaaaaggtgataataatacaattaCTAATGCAGAAAATGGATCAGAAGGAAATGAGCCACGTACTAATGATAATGACATATTGCTTGCTCCTAACTCTGAAATACCGAGTATAGataacttaaaaaatataaataattggtatgatgataatagtataaataaagaaacaaTGAAAAGTATAGAACATCAATTTCATTCAATAGGTAGTGTAAATTTATTAGATGATCAAATAACAAACATAAATGCGAGCAATACTGAAATGGATggtaataatagtaaaagTTATGGGCttgttaaaaaagaatctatacataaaaataatgaaataaataaaaaaaataaaaatgtaggATCTTATACAcatgataataatagtataaaTGGAAATGAACATTTTATGGATATGCTAATTCGACCAatgaaaaatcaaaatatggATTATGGGCACCCTCTTGATGTTAGTAATAATGAAAGTAGTGATAGTATCTTAAGTACTgataaaagtaaaatatgtgaaaattataataatgtaaaaatgaCATCACATCAAAATATGCAagaatataatgataaagcAGGTcgtaaattattatatcttATTAAAGGTCTTTCAAATGAAGAGAAAAAAGATGAggtggaaaaaaaatactctCACGATATACATTATGATAAACAAATTGTAGGAAATCATAATGGGGTAtctaaaatgaaaaatagtttatctgatgataaaacaaatttatttccAAAAGAAATTACTGGAAAAACAGGTGGAGAAGCTATTATGAATTTGTTAggattaaataaaaataatgatcaAAAAGAAGAGAGAGATGATATATCGATGTTAGACATGGGTAGAAATATCAGGATGGTTGATAATGAACTTGTGAGAATTGGAGAGaaggataataataataacattgatgaagatgataatgatgaaataaaaagtgtaagagatagaaaaaaaatgagtaaaaatggaaaaaatagtaatagcAATAATAGTGCAAGTATATGTCactttaatgaaaatgaaatacaTGAAAGagatattttaataaataatatgatgaaaaatgggaatttaaataattcttataataatattaatatgaaaaaattaagttatcaaaaaaaagaatcaCTAGAAATGcatgaacaaaataaagagTACATGCTAAATAATGACCATCcttacaataataataataataagaaCATGTATgcttattataaaaatatgtataacgATAAtgaatgtaataataaaaaattagacAATAATGAATcgattgaaaataattattataataaagatataaatatattatgtaataataatcaagATGAAAAAGCTATGACAGATGCATTGTTAGATATTATGAAATTGGCATCAAATAAAGCTATTAATGATCAACAAAAATcgaattttaaaaataatgaatcacataatgtaaataatacaaataaacctatacataataattatataaattccTATGATGTTTTGTTAAAAATGCAAAACTCaatagaaaatgaagaGAATATGGCAAATTCGATTGGAAACCGAATACCAAATACTAAttcatatgcatataacaacaatttaatgaacaagcatgaaaataaacaatataatagtaaacatgaaaattatggtgaccataataatatagaaaattttaaaaataaaaatataattttaaacaaaaatactGTATATAATGTAATTAAAGAAACATTACAATCTGAAGAATTTATGAGCCTTATATGgaaaaatttattgaaaaaCGCTAAATttcaataa
- a CDS encoding DER1-like protein, putative, with translation MDVSGPEVWYNNLPNVTKYMILIIFFVTLLITCNLLNVVHILLDWNLIYNKYQIWRIFFNFFYVGNFSLSWVFFMSLFAQFSSSLEKNEMFSMPGSYLYFITIHCVFLSIISILFYWPRGYPFLGNSLLFAIIYYWSRREAWSHVSIYFFTVKGYQLPFALIFLHLIMGQSLWSDIMGLLSGHFYYFLREILPREGGPNLVEKTPKIFEKIMTKLGNFTINNGARNSYTRYGYGHTNNQPPTTNMGSRRVFIGRGMRLGGN, from the exons ATGGATGTATCAGGACCAGAAGTTTGGTACAACAACTTGCCAAATGtgacaaaatatatgatattaataattttttttgttacattattaataacatgtaatttattaaatgtagtacacatattattagattggaatttaatatataataaatatcaaatatggagaattttttttaactttttttatgtggGAAATTTCTCACTTTCTTgggtattttttatgtccTTGTTTGCTCAATTCTCATCATctttggaaaaaaatgaaatgttTTCCATGCCCGGCtcctatttatattttataactaTTCATTGTGTCTTTCTATCAATAATAAGTATCCTGTTCTACTGGCCAAGGG GTTATCCATTTTTAGGAAACTCTCTGCTATTTGCAATAATCTATTATTGGTCTCGAAGAGAAGCATGGAGTCATGTCTcgatttatttctttacaGTTAAAGGCTACCAATTACCATTTGccttaatatttttacaccTAATAATGGGGCAATCATTATGGAGCGATATTATGGGACTTTTATCAggccatttttattattttttaagggAGATTCTTCCAAGAGAag GGGGACCTAATCTCGTGGAAAAGACTCCCAAGATAttcgaaaaaataatgaccAAGCTAGGAAATTTCACAATAAATAACGGAGCAAGAAATAGTTACACCAGATATGGTTATGGACATACAAATAATCAACCACCAACAACCAATATGGGGTCAAGAAGAGTTTTCATTGGAAGGGGTATGCGATTAGGTGGCAATTGA
- a CDS encoding ribosome maturation factor RimM, putative: MIKCFGKLGGTIILFSFLLFAESWVSSLAWNKISKTATTPLVKDIPFLYDYKKNKGKNAYAKRDKPHIEAYQYTKDVQNKNRKQTKRHLVSFFLKYDTLSYLNKINVRNKTFSSNHNIKHRNIFWKNQENEKNIISMHIYCSDENNNIKNSNNSNCDSIKKETSEDETSQNSIVDNQNNVLSNEDKQEERNKKRQFLTDTKYYKRSKYSKAGKIKEINISNNLNNTIYDNNHIFDNIIKNDDNVLTYVESFEDLENLKKNNKVNNINISNTNLPDVLIKNYYADSMRPNDLDLVKKYNHLENNISTNTNSQTNQTENTPNKNISFMNEFSVIGEIVGVHGLQGCLKVVSYTTFNDIRFKENSYRYLFMNSYPYPIPIKITYVKESLKIGFLYIKIEKIYSRTDALRLKGCLICDDKRNFPDIGENKYISTDLLNFDIHIFNDPTNMPIGTVFSFVSKYDYICNKSVQDIAEDLIKIELNKNVSISKIFNILKASRANENAEDLKKKHAPVKVLINRKNFNLYQTDEKITKENYDIDEADKIKGDKNYYDSLENFEGYSYKKIYKCDFCDDIYDNLKEATEHENSHFQHDEEMLFHSSESNANKESLYELTEDELKNIKKKINYFFVPIVKEKTIRLVHYEHKKIYLDISTIFLLDNPK; this comes from the exons atgataaaatgtTTTGGAAAATTGGGGGGAACAATTATTCTGTTTAGTTTTCTTTTGTTTGCTGAGAGCTGGGTCAGTAGTCTGGCCtggaataaaatatcaaaaacAGCCACTACACCATTGGTTAAGGAtataccatttttatatgattataaaaaaaataaaggaaaaaatgcatatgcAAAGAGAGATAAGCCACATATAGAAGCATATCAATACACAAAGGAtgtacaaaataaaaataggaaGCAAACGAAAAGACATTtggtttctttttttttaaaatatgacaCACTTTcatatttgaataaaatCAATGTGAGAAATAAAACTTTTTCAAGTAACCACAACATAAAAcatagaaatattttttggaaaaatcaagaaaatgaaaaaaacatcataagcatgcatatatattgttcagacgaaaataataatataaaaaatagtaataatagcaACTGTGAtagtataaaaaaggaaacaTCAGAAGATGAAACCTCTCAAAATTCTATAGTAGATAACCAAAATAATGTTTTGTCAAATGAAGATAAACAAGAGGaacgaaataaaaaaagacaattTTTGACAGatacaaaatattacaaaCGAAGTAAATATTCTAAAGcaggaaaaataaaagaaataaatataagcaACAATcttaataatacaatatatgataataatcacatttttgataatataataaaaaatgatgataatgTATTAACATATGTAGAATCATTTGAAGAtttagaaaatttaaaaaaaaataacaaagtaaataatataaacattaGTAATACTAATCTTCCAGatgttttaataaaaaattattatgcaGATTCAATGAGACCAAATGATCTAGATcttgttaaaaaatataatcacttagaaaataatataagtaCTAATACGAATTCACAAACAAATCAAACTGAAAACACACCCAATAagaatatttcatttatgaATGAATTTTCTGTTATTGGTGAAATTGTAGGAGTACATGGATTACAAGGATGTCTAAAAGTAGTGAGTTATACCACATTCAATGATATCAgatttaaagaaaatagtTATCGTTACCTTTTTATGAATTCATATCCATACCCTATACcaataaaaattacatatGTAAAAGAATCATTAAAAATTGGGtttctttatattaaaattgaaaaaatatattcacgAACTGATGCTTTAAGATTAAAAGGCTGTCTTATATGTGATgataaaagaaattttCCAGATATtggtgaaaataaatatatatctacaGATTTACTAAATTTTgatatacacatttttaatgatCCTACTAATATGCCAATAGGAActgttttttcttttgtttcTAAATATGACTACATATGTAATAAATCAGTGCAAGATATCGCTGAagatttaattaaaattgagcttaataaaaatgtatcaataagcaaaatattcaatattttaaagGCTAGCCGAGCTAACGAAAATGCGgaagatttaaaaaaaaaacatgcaCCTGTTAAGGTACTTATCAACcgtaaaaattttaatctTTATCAAACggatgaaaaaataactaaagaaaattatgatatagATGAAGCAGACAAAATTAAAGGagacaaaaattattatgattcattagaaaattttgaaggctattcatataaaaaaatttataaatgtgATTTTTGTGATGATAtttatgataatttaaaagaagCAACTGAACATGAAAACTCACATTTTCAACATGACGAAGAGATGCTGTTTCATTCTTCTGAGTCCAATGCCAATAAAGAATCCCTTTATGAATTGACTGAAGATGAATTAaagaatattaaaaaaaaaattaacta TTTCTTTGTTCCCAtagtaaaagaaaaaacaataagATTGGTACATTATGAgcacaaaaaaatttaccTAGATATATCCACCATCTTTTTGTTAGACAACCCAAAATAA
- a CDS encoding leucine-rich repeat protein, with amino-acid sequence MATYNVLGEISTFDENETIISHQYSRIRKIENIEKCKKLMTLQLISNCIEKIENLENNIELEHLELYENSIKKIENISMLINLKVLDLSFNKIKVIENLEALVNLEELYLSSNKISKIENLENCKNLRLLELGYNKIRKIENIENLKNLEELWLGKNKIEQLELPELPKLKKLSLQHNRLTSWNEKSINNVLSLNELYLSYNKLNDINDQIKELKYLKVLDLAYNEIENILICSELKHLEELWLNNNNIKSLDMVIKLKSNENLKTLYLEKNEIQESLKDTYREQIISILPQIQQLDALMVSPINLLKNK; translated from the exons ATGGCTACATATAATGTGCTTGGGGAAATATCTACGtttgatgaaaatgaaacgATTATTTCTCATCAGTATTCGAGAATTagaaaaatagaaaatattgaGAAATGCAAAAAGTTAATG ACACTTCAATTAATTTCGAACTGCATTGAAAAAATCGAAAATTTGGAAAACAATATAGAATTGGAACACCTCGAATTATATGAGAAttctattaaaaaaattgaaaacaTATCGATgctaataaatttaaa AGTCCTAGATCTTTcatttaacaaaattaaagtTATTGAAAATTTAGAGGCACTAGTAAATTTAGaagaattatatttgtctagcaataaaatatcaaag ATTGAAAACCTGGAGAACTGCAAAAATCTGAGACTATTAGAATTaggatataataaaatacgtaaaattgaaaatatagagaatttgaaaaatttagaAGAATTATGGTTGGGtaagaataaaatagaaCAACTCGAATTACCAGAATTaccaaaattaaaaaaattaagtttACAACATAACAGACTAACAAGCTGGAATGAAAAATCtattaataatgttttatCACTAAATGAGTTATATTTAAGTTAtaacaaattaaatgatataaatgatcAGATCAAAGAACTAAAATATCTTAAAGTTTTAGATTTAgcatataatgaaatagaaaatatattaatatgttcTGAATTAAAACATTTAGAAGAATTATGgttgaataataataatattaaaagttTAGATATGGTtatcaaattaaaaagtaatgaaaatttaaaaacattatacctagaaaaaaatgaaatacaaGAAAGTTTAAAAGACACATATAGAGaacaaattatatcaaTCCTACCACAAATACAGCAATTGGATGCTCTCATGGTATCCCCAATTAATCTATTAAAGAATAAATAA